A single region of the Nanoarchaeota archaeon genome encodes:
- a CDS encoding cytidylate kinase family protein — MKTQAIIFSGMAGSGKSSLARAIASKYGLKYVCGGDILKEMAKEEGYKITGNDWWETADGIKFLSQRKKNFEFDKRLDKHMIAKAKKGGFAMTSWAIPWLGAPGIKIWVDVTREVRAKRILGRDGIPYTEALELVRTRDKENVALYKKMYGYTLGRDLDVFDLVLDANVKGVEELVKEIVGFLEKKNIQKNK, encoded by the coding sequence ATGAAAACACAGGCAATAATTTTCTCAGGAATGGCCGGCTCCGGAAAATCGAGTTTGGCACGCGCCATCGCCTCAAAATACGGGCTAAAATACGTCTGCGGCGGCGACATTCTAAAAGAAATGGCAAAAGAAGAGGGCTACAAAATCACGGGCAACGACTGGTGGGAAACTGCGGATGGTATAAAATTCCTTTCGCAAAGAAAAAAGAATTTTGAATTTGACAAGCGGCTTGATAAACATATGATTGCAAAGGCAAAAAAAGGCGGCTTTGCAATGACTTCGTGGGCAATCCCCTGGCTTGGCGCACCTGGAATAAAAATCTGGGTTGATGTAACTCGGGAAGTGCGCGCGAAACGCATTTTGGGCAGAGACGGAATTCCGTATACTGAGGCGCTGGAACTGGTGAGGACGCGCGATAAAGAGAATGTCGCGCTTTACAAAAAAATGTATGGCTACACGCTTGGACGCGACTTGGATGTTTTTGATTTGGTCCTTGATGCGAATGTGAAGGGGGTTGAGGAATTGGTGAAGGAGATTGTAGGATTTTTGGAGAAGAAAAATATACAAAAAAATAAATAG
- a CDS encoding UPF0147 family protein — protein sequence MVQEADITQIIELLHELSCDRKVPRNVRSVIDDARKELARTEENLPTKINTTVSMLDEISNDPNIQSYTRTQIWNLVSMLEAIESEVDV from the coding sequence ATGGTTCAAGAAGCGGATATAACACAGATTATCGAATTATTGCACGAGCTTTCATGCGACAGGAAAGTTCCAAGAAACGTGCGCAGCGTAATAGATGACGCCAGAAAAGAATTGGCGCGCACTGAAGAAAATCTTCCGACAAAAATAAATACGACTGTTTCTATGCTTGATGAAATCAGTAATGATCCTAATATTCAGTCATATACTCGAACGCAGATATGGAATTTGGTAAGCATGCTTGAAGCAATCGAATCTGAAGTGGATGTGTAA
- a CDS encoding cell division protein SepF — MVVRGFLERLKKEENISDDVDYIEVDNADGGSDGKHLIKIRTLTDFADSELIQQDIRQNNIIFVKIKPLKDKDMTELKRAVDRLRKTCIAVNGDIAGVDEDFLVITPESVKIHRG, encoded by the coding sequence ATGGTTGTACGCGGTTTTTTGGAAAGGCTTAAGAAAGAGGAAAATATAAGCGACGATGTGGATTACATTGAAGTGGATAATGCCGATGGCGGGTCGGACGGAAAACACTTGATAAAGATAAGAACCCTTACAGATTTTGCTGATAGTGAATTGATTCAGCAGGACATAAGGCAGAACAACATAATTTTTGTTAAGATAAAGCCGCTCAAGGACAAGGACATGACTGAGTTAAAAAGAGCTGTCGATCGATTGCGAAAAACCTGCATAGCAGTCAACGGCGATATCGCAGGAGTTGATGAGGATTTTCTTGTTATAACTCCGGAATCGGTTAAGATACATCGCGGTTAA
- a CDS encoding AAA family ATPase, whose translation MCYFVIIRGPAGVGKTAVAKKLAARLGGTYISFDKIMRENNLDKIEGTCIKARNFIKANEIAIPEALKNLKNGKIVVFDGCFYHKSQAEHLIKNIPFNNYTFTLKATLNECILRDKKRSNKAQIGEKRVREVYFLVSRIDYGVAMNTAKKAPEEIATECIFRMPKIR comes from the coding sequence ATGTGCTATTTTGTCATAATCCGCGGCCCTGCAGGCGTTGGAAAAACTGCTGTCGCGAAAAAACTGGCTGCGCGCCTTGGCGGAACATACATTTCTTTTGACAAAATCATGCGCGAAAATAACCTTGACAAAATCGAAGGAACGTGTATAAAAGCACGTAATTTCATAAAAGCCAACGAAATTGCGATACCCGAGGCACTTAAAAATCTCAAAAACGGTAAAATCGTTGTTTTTGACGGATGTTTTTATCATAAATCGCAGGCAGAACATCTCATCAAAAACATTCCTTTTAATAATTACACATTTACATTAAAGGCTACACTGAATGAATGCATTTTACGAGACAAAAAAAGAAGCAATAAAGCCCAAATCGGCGAAAAACGCGTACGCGAAGTTTATTTTTTGGTTTCGCGCATCGATTATGGGGTTGCAATGAACACTGCGAAAAAGGCTCCGGAAGAAATTGCAACCGAATGCATCTTTCGAATGCCTAAAATTCGGTAG
- the trxB gene encoding thioredoxin-disulfide reductase: protein MLYDLIVIGGGPAGMTAALYARRYDLKVLVLYEKLGGHTADAHNVENYPGILAISGMNLAAKFKEHAEKFKAEIKQEKVERIEKATHGFHVTTYNHTHTGKTILIATGTETKSLEIKGEKEFSGRGVSFCATCDGPLFKNKTVAVVGGGDSAASAALYLSDITKKVYLIHRREEFRAEPMQVKHIKKSKNIECVLNSVIQEIKGAKLVSSAIISDVNTNKTKEIALDGVFIEIGAMPTSVLVQGIGVKFDNIGFIIVDAAQSTNVSGVYAAGDITTGSNKFMQIVTAAAEGAVAASSIYKYVRQNEKEGKNHHEAQWAKEKK from the coding sequence ATGCTTTATGACCTCATAGTTATTGGCGGCGGTCCGGCAGGAATGACAGCTGCGCTTTACGCGCGAAGATACGATCTCAAGGTGCTCGTTCTTTACGAAAAGCTTGGCGGGCACACTGCAGATGCGCACAACGTAGAGAATTATCCCGGAATTCTTGCCATTTCCGGAATGAATTTGGCTGCGAAATTCAAAGAGCATGCTGAGAAATTCAAAGCCGAAATAAAGCAGGAAAAAGTTGAGCGCATTGAAAAAGCGACTCACGGCTTTCATGTTACTACGTACAATCACACACATACAGGGAAAACCATTTTGATAGCAACAGGAACAGAAACAAAGAGCCTTGAAATAAAGGGAGAGAAAGAGTTTTCAGGCCGCGGAGTATCTTTTTGTGCGACTTGCGACGGGCCGCTTTTCAAAAACAAAACCGTTGCTGTAGTCGGTGGCGGGGATTCTGCGGCGTCTGCGGCGTTGTATCTTTCTGACATTACAAAAAAAGTCTATCTCATTCATCGGCGCGAGGAATTCAGGGCAGAGCCGATGCAGGTTAAGCATATTAAAAAAAGCAAGAATATCGAATGCGTTCTCAATTCAGTTATTCAGGAAATAAAAGGAGCAAAGCTAGTTTCTTCGGCAATAATTTCCGACGTGAATACAAACAAGACGAAAGAAATCGCGCTTGATGGCGTTTTCATTGAAATCGGGGCAATGCCGACAAGCGTTCTTGTGCAGGGTATCGGAGTGAAATTCGATAATATTGGATTCATTATTGTTGATGCCGCGCAGTCAACCAACGTATCAGGAGTTTATGCGGCAGGCGATATAACAACCGGCTCGAATAAATTTATGCAAATTGTGACTGCTGCTGCGGAAGGTGCGGTTGCGGCGAGTTCCATATACAAATATGTGAGGCAGAATGAAAAAGAAGGAAAAAACCATCACGAAGCGCAATGGGCGAAGGAGAAAAAATAA
- a CDS encoding ferredoxin, producing MALKIDANLCIGCGLCITICPDAFELKDDGKAHVVNENGCKKCNCDEAIEKCPVIAISR from the coding sequence ATGGCATTAAAAATTGACGCTAATCTGTGTATTGGATGCGGTTTATGCATAACGATTTGTCCTGATGCTTTTGAGCTAAAAGACGATGGAAAGGCGCATGTCGTAAACGAAAACGGGTGCAAGAAATGCAACTGCGACGAGGCTATTGAGAAGTGTCCGGTAATCGCGATATCGCGATAA